A window of Platichthys flesus chromosome 23, fPlaFle2.1, whole genome shotgun sequence contains these coding sequences:
- the mrps33 gene encoding 28S ribosomal protein S33, mitochondrial, whose protein sequence is MASLSSYAVRMARLSSQIFSQVVRPTDPKSMKVVQLFQEPPMAKTKEVYEWYPHHKVYFAMTQKLRFMGLFRDEHEDFKDEMRRLRKLRGKGKPKKGEGKRAGKKK, encoded by the exons ATGGCCAGTCTGTCCAGCTACGCCGTCCGCATGGCCAGGCTGAGCTCGCAGATCTTCAGCCAGGTTGTGCGTCCGACAGACCCCAAATCCATGAAGGTGGTCCAGCTGTTCCAGGAACCCCCCATGGCCAAGACGAAGGAGGTGTACGAGTGGTACCCTCATCACAAGGTTTACTTTGCCATGACGCAGAAGCTCAGGTTCATGGGACTCTTCAG AGATGAGCATGAAGACTTCAAAGACGAAATGCGTCGCCTGAGGAAACTAAGGGGAAAAGGAAAACCGAAGaaaggagaggggaagagagcgGGCAAGAAGAAATGA